One bacterium genomic window, AAGTGTCGAAACCACGGCCGCCGAGAATAGCCCCGCCCAGATAATACCTCTCAAATATCGGCAGGGACTCGCCGCCGTAACCGTCCCCGTATTCGAGTCGGCCTTTTGTCGATAGCGTGAAGCGGTCCGAAAGAGGGTAATAATGCCTCAGTTCTGCCTTCAGTTTGTAGAATTCGTTGTCCCCACCCAAAAATGACCCTGCAAGCCGCCCGCTTGCCAACGCGTAGATGCCCCGCGTCGGCCTTATCCAGCTGTCCCTGGAATCCCACCATATCGAGACCATGTCGCTGCTGACCAGGCGTGTTTCCTCCTGGTAGATTATGTCGCTTTCAAGGGGCGCAAACCTGTCATCCGAGGAAACGTCCGGGTCCCAGTGCATATCCCTTTCGTTAGCGCGGTATTCTCCCGAGCCGATGTCGGACATGCGGACGTTCTCGAGCCGGTAAGTATCCGAAATACGGACCCGGTCCGAAAGTCGCCGACCAAACGTCAGCCGACCACCAGCCGCCTCTCTCGTGTACCACTCGTACTCGGTCTTGTGATCGTAAAGACCCGCGCCGAAAGAGTAATCGGTGTCGAAGAAATATGGCTCCTCGAAGTTGATCTCGTATGAGCTGCTCTTCTCGCTGAAGTTCACTGTCAGGCCAAGAGTCTGGCCGTAACCCAGAAAATTGTGCTCCACTATGCTGCCGCCTATCCCGAATCTCTGGTATTTGCTGTAGCTGGCTGTGAAACGGAGCTCGTGCAGACGCCCCTCCTTGACGCCAATGTTTACGTCGGCCGTCTTCTTCTCTGGGTTGGGATGCAGCTCGGGCTTGATCTCAGGCTCGATATAGCCTAAATAGCGCACCCTGTCGATGCCGGCACGCAACTTGGTCATGTCCAGAATATCTCCCTCAACGAGCTTTATCTCACGCCTGAGCACCTTGTCTCGCGTCCTCGTGTTGCCCGAAAAAGACAGCCAACCAAGCCGGAACTCCTCGCCCTCGTCAATAGTGAGCAGTATATCAACCGTGGCGGCATCCCTGTGCAGCTCGTGCTTGGCCTGAACATGGGTGTAAATGTACCCCCTGCTCCCGTAACGCTCCTGAATGGCCGCCATCGCCGCATCCTCCACGGCGAGGCTATAATCCGCCCCGCTGGTCAGCTTACCCTCGTAGCCCCGGAATATCCCAAACCTCATCTGGCCGGGGATAATGACGTGCTGCAACCCCTCCATCAAAGTGCTTGTGGAGAAAATGGTGTTACCTTTGATGGCCGTCGTGCCGATCTTGTAGTGCTTCCCCTCCGAGACCATGAACTTGAGAACCAGCCCCTCTCGTTTCTCGCTATATTCGACTGTGGGTCTGCTGACACTGACCTCAATGTAGCCGTTGCTCTTGTAGAAATGCTCGATCCTACTTCTATCTCCCTCCAACTGGTCGGGATCAAACTTCCCAAGCTTGCTGAAAAAAAACCGCGAACCGCTCACCGGGTGTTTGCAGAAGCGCTCCCTCGTCAAGAGCTGGCCCTTGAGCTGAAAGTCCGAGAACGTAATGTTTCCACCGAAGACTATGTCCGAAACTTTCACCTTAGCTCGCTCGTCAATCGCAAAGCCCACAACCACCGAGCCGGGAGCCACCTCCTCCACATCTGGGGTTACCTTGGCATACGAGAATCCCCTCTGGCGGTACAGCTCTCTGATCGCCACCGCACTCTCCACCAGTTTGGACTTGTCGAGGGGCTTCTTGAGCTCGACTGTGATCTTCTCCTTTATCTTGTCAGCCTTGACCTTTTCGTTGTCCCGGATCCTGATCGCATCCACCAAAGGCCTCTCCACGACCTCGAAGACCAGAGCTATCCCGCCCTCGAACGGTTCAGTATAGGCCTTTACGTCATCAAAGAAGCCAAGCGCATACAGGTTGCGTATCTGCTGACTCAAGACAGCCGGCGAGAACGTGTCTCCGGGCTTTATTTTGATGTAGAAAAGAACAGTCTCAGGCGAGATTCTCGTGGCTCCCTCGACCGTAACGCTCTTGACA contains:
- the bamA gene encoding outer membrane protein assembly factor BamA, with the translated sequence MRGATFSAAAIALLIGLLALGYCVVGAAPVVKSVTVEGATRISPETVLFYIKIKPGDTFSPAVLSQQIRNLYALGFFDDVKAYTEPFEGGIALVFEVVERPLVDAIRIRDNEKVKADKIKEKITVELKKPLDKSKLVESAVAIRELYRQRGFSYAKVTPDVEEVAPGSVVVGFAIDERAKVKVSDIVFGGNITFSDFQLKGQLLTRERFCKHPVSGSRFFFSKLGKFDPDQLEGDRSRIEHFYKSNGYIEVSVSRPTVEYSEKREGLVLKFMVSEGKHYKIGTTAIKGNTIFSTSTLMEGLQHVIIPGQMRFGIFRGYEGKLTSGADYSLAVEDAAMAAIQERYGSRGYIYTHVQAKHELHRDAATVDILLTIDEGEEFRLGWLSFSGNTRTRDKVLRREIKLVEGDILDMTKLRAGIDRVRYLGYIEPEIKPELHPNPEKKTADVNIGVKEGRLHELRFTASYSKYQRFGIGGSIVEHNFLGYGQTLGLTVNFSEKSSSYEINFEEPYFFDTDYSFGAGLYDHKTEYEWYTREAAGGRLTFGRRLSDRVRISDTYRLENVRMSDIGSGEYRANERDMHWDPDVSSDDRFAPLESDIIYQEETRLVSSDMVSIWWDSRDSWIRPTRGIYALASGRLAGSFLGGDNEFYKLKAELRHYYPLSDRFTLSTKGRLEYGDGYGGESLPIFERYYLGGAILGGRGFDTYEMGPKDKDGNSVGGNKSLLFSAELFYVLADPLHIGVFCDAGQVFPEGENYELGELRTSYGVEVRIFVPMFVYPIRLVYGIKRKPFEGEQSSNFDFAIGIGD